Proteins from a single region of Equus asinus isolate D_3611 breed Donkey chromosome 17, EquAss-T2T_v2, whole genome shotgun sequence:
- the LOC106842359 gene encoding LOW QUALITY PROTEIN: olfactory receptor 10AG1-like (The sequence of the model RefSeq protein was modified relative to this genomic sequence to represent the inferred CDS: inserted 1 base in 1 codon; substituted 1 base at 1 genomic stop codon), with the protein MKHKLKTEKSNITTMLEFVLLGFSDVPNLQWILFVIFLVIYLTIVLCNSIIILITRIDSVLQTPMYFFLSNFSFLEICYVTVTIPRMLMDLXTQKGNISFFACATQMCFILMLGGSEYLLLTAMAYYHYVAICNPLHYPLVMNHKVNVQLVTASWISGAPVVIGLTCQIFSLSFCGSNRINHFFCEIPPVLKLACGDTFVNEITVYVVAVVFIMVPFLLIVVSYGKIISXIWKLSSARGRAKAFCICSSHLIVVILFYGMATITYLQPKPNQSEGIGKLVCLFYTVLIPTLNPIIYTLRNKDIMVALRKLLSY; encoded by the exons ATGAAGcacaaattaaaaacagaaaaatcaaatatCACTACAATGTTGGAGTTTGTTCTCTTGGGGTTTTCTGATGTTCCCAATCTCCAATGGAttctttttgtgatatttttagtCATCTATCTGACTATCGTGCTGTGCAATAGCATTATAATACTGATAACAAGAATTGACTCTGTTCTCCAGAcccccatgtattttttccttagcaatttttcctttttagaaatcTGTTATGTAACAGTCACTATTCCAAGAATGCTCATGGACCTATAGACtcagaaaggaaatatttctttctttgcctgtGCTACACAAATGTGTTTCATCCTTATGCTTGGAGGCTCAGAGTATCTCCTCCTGACAGCAATGGCCTATTATCATTACGTGGCCATTTGTAACCCTCTACACTATCCTCTAGTCATGAACCACAAGGTCAATGTTCAGCTGGTGACGGCCTCCTGGATCAGTGGAGCTCCAGTTGTAATTGGGCTAACATGTcagattttctctctgtctttttgtggGTCTAACAGaattaatcatttcttctgtgagatCCCCCCAGTACTCAAACTTGCTTGTGGAGATACATTTGTGAATGAGATCACAGTCTATGTAGTTGCAGTAGTGTTTATCATGGTTCCATTTCTTCTGATTGTTGTCTCCTATGgcaaaattatct aaatctGGAAATTGTCATCAGCCAGAGGGAGGGCTAAAGCCTTCTGCATCTGTTCCTCTCACCTGATAGTTGTCATCTTATTCTATGGAATGGCTACTATAACTTATCTACAACCCAAACCTAATCAATCTGAAGGAATTGGGAAATTGGTCTGTCTTTTCTACACTGTGTTGATCCCTACCTTGAATCCCATTATATATACTCTGAGGAACAAAGACATCATGGTGGCACTGAGAAAACTACTAAGTTATTAA